The Atribacter laminatus genome contains the following window.
AAATACTATCTTCTTTGCTGTCATTATCATCGATTTGATTTTCAAAATGGCCGAACTCTTCAGAATCCTCGTCAACTTCCTCATCTTCAGTTCTGTTTCGATCGGGATGAAGGATATCTTCAATATCGATTTCTTCCTCGTAATTCATCAGCTCACGAAGATCGACACTTTGGTCTCCGTGAAGAGTCAATTCACTTGAACCTTCGAGTTCTTCGGTTTCCAGTCTCACCTTTCGATAATTAGGGAAACCAGTTCCAGCTGGTATAATCTTACCGATTATTACATTTTCTTTTAATCCTACCAGTTCATCAACTTTTCCTTTTATTGCTGAATCCGCCAAAACGTGAGTTGTTTGTTGGAAAGAAGACGCCGACAGAAAGCTCTCAGTCGCCAAAGAGGCCTTGGTAATTCCCAGAACGACTGGTCTTCCAGTTGCTACCTGTTTGGTGCCTGCCAAATAGACCACATTTTCAACCAAGCTTTTTATTTCCGTTTCGGCATCCACTTCTCGTATCAACAGAAACTCGACATTATCGTCAGCAATTTTAATGACTCCATCGCGATCGATGGTTTGCCCTGCTTTGATCAGAACTGAGCCGTTTTCTTCAATAGAAATATCTTGGGCAGCGACTTTCCCTACGACCTCCCGCTCTAAAAGTTCACTCAATCGTCCTTCAATGGAAAAGAAGCGTCCATCACCCAGTTCGACTTCTTTAACATCTTCCATAACCAAACGCCGTGCCACTGCCCGGCTTATTTGCTGACCCGAGGCGATTATCAAATCACCGCTTTTTGGACTGATAATATCTTTTTCTACTTCTTTCCCAAGAATTTCTTCACGTAATTCCCGAATTAAACTTTCTTTAATTTGGAAAGTCTCTACATTCTTCCAGATCGCTATCCGATCGATATTATGAGCTTCAATGATATCTTGATGTTGTGCTTCTATTTTTGTATTGGCGTTGAGAACCACTTCTCCGGTTTTCTGATCGGTCACGTCTTCGGCTAAAATGGCACCTTTTAGTTTTTCCCAGGTCGACTTCTCTCGGGTTCGAAGAATGACCGGACCCAAATCAGCGATATGTTCAACCTTCTGCTCACTGATCACTTCACCGGCTTTAACCAAAACCGTCCCTTCTTGATCAAGGATGTCATCAACACTCACCTGGTCTTTTAATTCAGATTTTAATGGGCGGTATCCTCGAATCATTTTATAGGGTGTCTGATCATTATTAATGATATAAAAAGGCTTGCAATCGGTAGATAGAATAAGCCTTAACTTTTCCTCGTCTATTCCTTCTCCTTTTTGTACAATCGCTTCACCCGTAATATCAAAAGCCGGTTCTCGCAAGGTGAATCCTTCAAAAAGCGAAAGTGCTTTTTCTAAAACCAATCGGTTTTCTTCATTAATTCGATTATTTTCTTGCTCAAAATCTTCTATATGAACCAGTTCTCCGGAAAGGAGTTCAGTATCACCAGCATTCTCAACCATAACCTTATTTAGACGAGCAATTTGTCGGACAATGGTTTCGATGTGCTTATCGTTGATATTCACCCCTTGTGAGAGATAAACCGATTGAATTTCTTCAACCAAATGACTTTGGACCTCTCGTATTCCTTTGATTCGAAGGATATCTCGAGGATTAATTGGACCCAAGGTCAATCGATCACCAGCTTTAACCCGAACGTTTTCATTAACCTTAATCCGAATATCGGGTGGAACCAAATACGCCCGAACTGATTGATCAGCTTCATCGTCATCGGGACGAACCATGATTTTCTTTCGGTTTCCAATAGCTTCAATCTTTTCTACTTCCCCATCAACATCGGATAGGATAGCGGCCTTTTTTGGTTTTCGGACTTCAAACAACTGCTCGACTCGCGGGAGACCCTGAGTAATGTCTTCCCCGGCAATTCGAATTCCTCCGGTATGAAAGGTCCTCATGGTCAACTGGGTACCTGGTTCACCGATTGATTGGGCGGCAAGAATTCCAACCGACTCTCCAATATCAACCATTTTACCAGTCGCCAAGTTCCTTCCATAACATTTGGCACATACCCCATATCGCGCTTTACAGGTAAGAACTGACCGAATTTTTAATTCACGGATATTATGTTCAAGAAGTTTCTGGATTATATCTTCATTGATTTCTTCACCAGCAGCCAAAAGGAGCTGATCAGAATCAGGAACATAAACATCGTTGAGAACCATCCGGCCTAAGACTCTTTCTTCAAAATATTCAATAATATTATCATTTTCATCTTTTAAGTCTCCGATAATGATTCCATCATCGGTTCCGCAATCAATCTCACGAACAATCATATCCTGTGATACATCAACCAGCCTCCGGGTTAGATAACCTGATTTTGCCGTTCTTAGTGCCGTGTCAGCTAATCCTTTCCTTGCACCATGAGTAGATATAAAGTATTCCAGTACCCCCAGACCTTCACGGAAGTTGGCTCGAATTGGGTATTCAATAATTCGACCGGAAGGATCAGCCATCAATCCTCGCA
Protein-coding sequences here:
- the rpoC gene encoding DNA-directed RNA polymerase subunit beta', with translation MQIGLSSPEQIRKWSRGEVKKPETINYRTLKPEKDGLFCEKIFGPTKDWECYCGKYKRIRHKGVVCDRCGVEITRSSVRRARLGHIELAAPVSHIWYFKSIPSKMALLLGVLPKNLEKVLYFASGRKKEDCYKVIEPGSTYLEPGTIIRDTEYRIHQKYDPNFKAETAHRITEVHNLPFSVGDELSTKELTRFRTKYKESFTVEELENNRYEVIDVRVFPYQRDEEISESEVYQLREVYGDLFEEEILTDTAEEPCYLVIDPGSTGLKKAQMILETEAKLLPHYDSEFKSGVGAEAVREILRTLDVQTLARSLRKELKEATGQKAKKIIKRLQVVESFCKSGNRPEWMILEVVPVLPPDLRPMVQLDGGRFATSDLNDLYRRVINRNNRLKRLLQLGAPDIIVKNEKRMLQEAVDALFDNGRRGRPVLGPGNRPLKSLSDMLRGKKGRFRQNLLGKRVDYSGRSVIVAGPQLNFDQCGLPKKMALELFKPFIMKGLVDKGHAHNIKSAKRMVEKTRDEVWEVLEEVIAEHPVLLNRAPTLHRLSVQAFQPVLVEGNAIHIHPMVCPAFNADFDGDQMAVHVPLSAEAQAESEILMLSSHNILSPASGRPIAVPTQDMVLGCYYLTLMRKVTKETALKRFLDIDEALLAFEYKQVDLHEPIYIREIQEKDPNVAMTTIGRVIFNQVLPQGMSYYNDPMTKKKLSDIVDSCFRKFGNQITVETLDRIKKLGFRYATQSGTSIGVVDLEIPEKKFSIIENATQRVSDTNDHYNEGLITGEEREQSVIDIWTDASNKVAEAILELLDDFNPVNMMAKSGARGSIRQISQLAGMRGLMADPSGRIIEYPIRANFREGLGVLEYFISTHGARKGLADTALRTAKSGYLTRRLVDVSQDMIVREIDCGTDDGIIIGDLKDENDNIIEYFEERVLGRMVLNDVYVPDSDQLLLAAGEEINEDIIQKLLEHNIRELKIRSVLTCKARYGVCAKCYGRNLATGKMVDIGESVGILAAQSIGEPGTQLTMRTFHTGGIRIAGEDITQGLPRVEQLFEVRKPKKAAILSDVDGEVEKIEAIGNRKKIMVRPDDDEADQSVRAYLVPPDIRIKVNENVRVKAGDRLTLGPINPRDILRIKGIREVQSHLVEEIQSVYLSQGVNINDKHIETIVRQIARLNKVMVENAGDTELLSGELVHIEDFEQENNRINEENRLVLEKALSLFEGFTLREPAFDITGEAIVQKGEGIDEEKLRLILSTDCKPFYIINNDQTPYKMIRGYRPLKSELKDQVSVDDILDQEGTVLVKAGEVISEQKVEHIADLGPVILRTREKSTWEKLKGAILAEDVTDQKTGEVVLNANTKIEAQHQDIIEAHNIDRIAIWKNVETFQIKESLIRELREEILGKEVEKDIISPKSGDLIIASGQQISRAVARRLVMEDVKEVELGDGRFFSIEGRLSELLEREVVGKVAAQDISIEENGSVLIKAGQTIDRDGVIKIADDNVEFLLIREVDAETEIKSLVENVVYLAGTKQVATGRPVVLGITKASLATESFLSASSFQQTTHVLADSAIKGKVDELVGLKENVIIGKIIPAGTGFPNYRKVRLETEELEGSSELTLHGDQSVDLRELMNYEEEIDIEDILHPDRNRTEDEEVDEDSEEFGHFENQIDDNDSKEDSILDD